The following coding sequences are from one Sciurus carolinensis chromosome 11, mSciCar1.2, whole genome shotgun sequence window:
- the Syt12 gene encoding synaptotagmin-12 isoform X2, which yields MPAWNAQRARTRGPPSRKGSLSIEDNFEAINELGPLELMGRELDLAPYGTLRKSQSADSLNSISSVSNTFGQDFTLGQVEVSMDYDPASHTLHVAVLQGKDLLEREEASFESCFMRVSLLPDEQIVGISRIQRNAYSIFFDEKFSIPLDPTALEEKSLRFSVFGIDEDERNVSTGVVELKLSVLDLPLQPFSGWLYLQDQNKAADAVGEILLSLSYLPTAERLTVVVVKAKNLIWTNDKTTADPFVKVYLLQDGRKMSKKKTAVKRDDPNPVFNEAMIFSVPAAVLQDLSLRVTVAESSSDGRGDNVGHVIIGPSASGMGTTHWNQMLATLRRPVSMWHPVRRN from the exons ATGCCTGCCTGGAATGCCCAGCGGGCCAGGACTCGGGGACCACCCAGCcgcaaaggcagcctcagcattGAGGACAATTTTGAGGCCATCAATGAGCTGGGGCCCCTGGAGCTGATGGGTCGTGAGCTGGACCTGGCCCCCTACGGGACTCTCCGGAAATCCCAGTCGGCAGACTCCCTGAACTCCATCTCCTCTGTGAGCAATACCTTCGGGCAGGACTTCACGCTGGGCCAGGTCGAGGTGAGCATGGACTACGACCCAGCCTCCCACACCCTGCACGTGGCCGTGCTGCAGGGCAAGGACCTCCTGGAGCGCGAGGAAGCCAGCTTCGAGTCCTGCTTCATGCGCGTGAGCCTGCTGCCTGACGAGCAGATCGTGGGCATTTCCAGG ATCCAGAGGAATGCCTACTCCATCTTCTTCGATGAGAAGTTCTCCATCCCGCTGGACCCCACAGCCCTGGAGGAGAAGAGCCTGCGGTTTTCCGTGTTTGGCATCGATGAGGACGAGAGAAATGTCAGCACCGGGGTGGTGGAGCTGAAGCTGTCCGTGCTTGACCTCCCGCTGCAGCCCTTCAGCGGCTGGCTCTACTTACAGGACCAGAACAAG GCCGCCGATGCAGTGGGGGAGATTCTGCTGTCACTCAGTTACCTGCCCACAGCTGAGCGCCTCACCGTGGTGGTGGTGAAGGCCAAGAATCTTATCTGGACCAATGACAAGACCACAGCAG ACCCTTTTGTCAAGGTGTACCTGCTGCAGGATGGGAGGAAGATGAGCAAGAAGAAGACAGCCGTGAAGAGGGATGACCCCAACCCGGTGTTCAATGAAGCCATGATCTTCTCGGTGCCGGCCGCTGTGCTCCAG GACCTGTCTCTCCGTGTGACGGTGGCCGAGAGCAGCAGTGACGGCCGTGGGGACAACGTGGGCCACGTCATCATCGGCCCATCAGCCAGTGGCATGGGCACCACACACTGGAACCAGATGCTGGCCACACTGCGCAGGCCTGTGTCCATGTGGCACCCTGTCCGGCGAAACTAG
- the Syt12 gene encoding synaptotagmin-12 isoform X1, whose amino-acid sequence MAVDVADVAEYHLSVIKSPPGWEVGVYAAGALALLGIAAVSLWKLWTSGSFPSPSPFPNYDYRYLQQKYGETSAEARPKKMPAWNAQRARTRGPPSRKGSLSIEDNFEAINELGPLELMGRELDLAPYGTLRKSQSADSLNSISSVSNTFGQDFTLGQVEVSMDYDPASHTLHVAVLQGKDLLEREEASFESCFMRVSLLPDEQIVGISRIQRNAYSIFFDEKFSIPLDPTALEEKSLRFSVFGIDEDERNVSTGVVELKLSVLDLPLQPFSGWLYLQDQNKAADAVGEILLSLSYLPTAERLTVVVVKAKNLIWTNDKTTADPFVKVYLLQDGRKMSKKKTAVKRDDPNPVFNEAMIFSVPAAVLQDLSLRVTVAESSSDGRGDNVGHVIIGPSASGMGTTHWNQMLATLRRPVSMWHPVRRN is encoded by the exons ATGGCCGTGGATGTGGCAGATGTGGCAGAATACCACCTGAGCG TCATCAAGAGCCCCCCTGGCTGGGAGGTGGGAGTCTACGCTGCAGGGGCCCTGGCCCTGCTGGGAATCGCAGCTGTGAGCCTGTGGAAGCTCTGGACATCGGGGAgcttccccagcccctccccattCCCAAATTATGACTACAGGTACCTTCAGCAGAAGTATGGCGAGACCTCCGCGGAGGCCAGGCCAAAG AAAATGCCTGCCTGGAATGCCCAGCGGGCCAGGACTCGGGGACCACCCAGCcgcaaaggcagcctcagcattGAGGACAATTTTGAGGCCATCAATGAGCTGGGGCCCCTGGAGCTGATGGGTCGTGAGCTGGACCTGGCCCCCTACGGGACTCTCCGGAAATCCCAGTCGGCAGACTCCCTGAACTCCATCTCCTCTGTGAGCAATACCTTCGGGCAGGACTTCACGCTGGGCCAGGTCGAGGTGAGCATGGACTACGACCCAGCCTCCCACACCCTGCACGTGGCCGTGCTGCAGGGCAAGGACCTCCTGGAGCGCGAGGAAGCCAGCTTCGAGTCCTGCTTCATGCGCGTGAGCCTGCTGCCTGACGAGCAGATCGTGGGCATTTCCAGG ATCCAGAGGAATGCCTACTCCATCTTCTTCGATGAGAAGTTCTCCATCCCGCTGGACCCCACAGCCCTGGAGGAGAAGAGCCTGCGGTTTTCCGTGTTTGGCATCGATGAGGACGAGAGAAATGTCAGCACCGGGGTGGTGGAGCTGAAGCTGTCCGTGCTTGACCTCCCGCTGCAGCCCTTCAGCGGCTGGCTCTACTTACAGGACCAGAACAAG GCCGCCGATGCAGTGGGGGAGATTCTGCTGTCACTCAGTTACCTGCCCACAGCTGAGCGCCTCACCGTGGTGGTGGTGAAGGCCAAGAATCTTATCTGGACCAATGACAAGACCACAGCAG ACCCTTTTGTCAAGGTGTACCTGCTGCAGGATGGGAGGAAGATGAGCAAGAAGAAGACAGCCGTGAAGAGGGATGACCCCAACCCGGTGTTCAATGAAGCCATGATCTTCTCGGTGCCGGCCGCTGTGCTCCAG GACCTGTCTCTCCGTGTGACGGTGGCCGAGAGCAGCAGTGACGGCCGTGGGGACAACGTGGGCCACGTCATCATCGGCCCATCAGCCAGTGGCATGGGCACCACACACTGGAACCAGATGCTGGCCACACTGCGCAGGCCTGTGTCCATGTGGCACCCTGTCCGGCGAAACTAG